Genomic segment of Burkholderiales bacterium:
TGAAACGCGGTGGTTTTAGCTGCATAACGTAGAGCCGAGCTTCGTCCGTCGCCCGCACATTGGTCTGTGCGACATCGCACTTAAGCCATAATGATCGTGTAAAGATTTTCCCGCTGGAGACGAAGGCGCCGGGGCAGGTCAGCAGAGATATCGACCGACGAGCCCGAAGCGCAATGCGCAGCGAGCGCTATTGGCACGCGGGCAGAGCCAGCGCCTGCAGCACGTCGCCGGTTTTCGCGTTCTGTACAAAGGCGACGAGTGTAGTGTCGGCAGCCTTCCAGTGGTGCTTGACATCGAACGTTTTTTTCAGAGCGGTCATGCCGTCGGCGTCGGTCCTGAACGGCCCGGCGAGTTCACGCACGACGAAATCGTGGTGCAGCGTGACGCCGCGGTTTTCGCCGGCCTTGATGTCGCTGACAAGGTTATTTTCGATCAGCGCGACATAAGCTTCGGCGTGCTGGTGATGATCCGGATTGGCAACGGCAACATTGCCGCTGACTTCGTAATGCGCGGGATCGGCGCGATTCAGCATCAGGCTGATCGTCGCCTCCGGCATGTTCTGGTTGATCTTGCCGAGCATGCCGGCGAAATCGCCATGCTGCTGGCCGCGCAAATCCTTGCCGTTCAGCACGAGTTGCGGCGTGTAGATGACAGACGATCCCTGGCGCGAACTGGCCGTGCGCTGGCGATCGCTGTATTTTTTGTCCGAGTAAGGATCGTTCCAGCCGATGTAATTCCAGTAATCGACATGGAAGGCGAGAGGAATGACGCGTTCGTTCACCAGGTTTCGGGTGCGCAAGCTGCTGACCCAGCGATCGGTCGGCGGGCAACTATTGCAGCCTTCCGACGTATAAAGCTCGAGCACGGCGACTTTGGTAGCGCCGCTTTTCGCGGAGCATTCCAATGCGGCTACCGTCGCCGCTGCGGGCAGGGCGGAAAAAATGAAAGGCGCGGTGAGCATCGCGGAGCGAAAGATACGGCGCCGGAAAAAGCGTGACAACAGAAAGACGGGTAATGAGGAAATAAATTCGGAAATCAATCGGCGATGGAAACTCGGGCTGCGCATAGTGGTTTTCCTCGGTATCATCGCGTTGAACGCGAATCAGGTTCGTAAAGTCAGGTTCGTACAGTCGGCGCCGCCGTAACGGGAGGCGCCCCGGTTCAAGGTGGTTTGCCCAGTGGTTTGCCAGATGAGCGCCTTGATGCCTCTTAGTCGCGGCAGCACGCCATGCTTTACATAGATCTCCATTGTCATTCCCGCTATTCCGATGGTCTGATGGCGCCGGCCGATGTCGTTCGGCGGGCGGCGGCCAATGGCGCTCGCGCGCTGGCGCTGACCGATCACGACGAAACCGGCGGTCTCGCGGAAGCGCGCGCCGCTGCCGCCGCACTGGGCGTCGCCTTTATCACGGGAGTAGAGATATCGGCGACGTGGCGCAATCACAATCTGCATATCGTCGGTTTACGTTTCGATGCGGACAATCCCGCGCTTCAGCGCGGGCTCGCCGCGATACGCGACGGCCGTGTCGAGCGCGCAAAGCGCATGGCGGCCGAACTCGACCGGCTGGGCATCGAAGGCAGCCTCGCCGGCGCGCAAACGCACGTTTCGAATCCACGCATGATCGGGCGCGCTCATTTCGCGCGTTTCCTGGTCGAACGCGGCCATGCCAAAGATGTTAAAGCGGTCTTCAAAAAGTATCTGGCCGAAGGCAAACCCGGGTATGTCGCGCACCAGTGGGCGAGCCTCGCAGATGCCTTGGGGTGGATCAGCGCCAGCGGAGGCGTTGCCGTCATAGCGCATCCGGGCCGGCTCAACGCTGACGACAAGACGCTTTGCGAGCTGTTCGCCGAATTCAAAGAGCACGGCGGCAGCGCGATCGAAGTGGTGACCGGCAGCCATACGCCGCCGCAATGCGGGCAGTTCGCGGAATACGCGCGCCGCTTCGGCTTGGCCGCATCGGTCGGATCGGATTTCCATGGGCCTCTGGAAAGCGCGCGTGATGTCGGCGCGTTGCCGGAATTACCGGCAGGCTGCGTTCCGGTCTGGCAGGATTGGGCGGAGTGCAGGGCAGAGAGTTGGACGCAGATCGGGACAGAGGCCGGCACCCCCAAAACGTCATCGCCGGCCGTTTGACATGGCCCAGTTTTTTACGATTCATACGGATAATCCGCAAATCCGCTTGATCCGGCAGGCGGCAAACATCGTGCGCATTGGCGGCGTCATCGTTTACCCGACAGATTCGTGTTACGCGCTCGGCTGTCATCTCGGCGACAAGGACGCAGTCGATCGAATACGTGCGATCCGAGCCGTCGACGCCAGTCATCATTTCACGCTGGTGTGCCTCGATCTTGCGCAGATTTCGCGATATGCGCGCGTCGATGACCAGCAATACCGCCTGCTGCGCGCGGCGACGCCGGGCAGTTACACGTTCATTCTGCGCGCCAGCCGCGAGGTGCCGAAGCGCCTGCAAAATCCGAGGCGCAAGACGATCGGAGTGCGGGTTCCCGAACATCGCGTTGTGCAGGATTTGCTGACCGAATTGAATGAGCCGCTGTTGAGTTCGACCTTGATCCTGCCCGGCGACGACACGCCATTGAACGACGCCGCGGCAATCCGCGAGCGGCTCGAGCACAGCGTCGATCTCGTGCTCGACGGCGGCTCGTGCGGGCTGACCATGACCACGGTGGTCGATCTGACGGGCGAAACACCGCAAATCATGCGAGAGGGCAAGGGTCATCCTGGCGTGTTCGGTCTTTAATCGCGCGCATGTCTCGCGTTGGCGACTTTTTTACCGGCACCTGTCTATCGGTTCTAACCTCCCCAAGGTCATATGGAATACAACCTGATTCAGACGATTGCGATCTACGCTTTACCGGTGATATTCGCGATCACCCTGCACGAGGCGGCGCACGGTTATGTCGCGCGTCATTACGGCGATCTGACGGCGTATGCGGCGGGGCGCATCAGCCTGAATCCGCTGCGCCATATCGATCCGGTCGGCACCGTGCTGGTGCCGCTCGCCTTGCTGGCGTTCGCGAAGCTGGCTGGCGGCCCGGGCATTCTGTTCGGATGGGCCAAGCCGGTGCCGGTCAATTTCGCCAACCTGCGCGATCCTAAACGCGACATGTTGTGGGTCGCGGCGGCCGGTCCTGCCATGAATCTGGCGATGGCGCTGTTCTGGGGTGTCATGCTGAAAATTGCGCTGTCGATGCCCGAATCGAGCTTCAGCGTGCCGCTCGCCTTGATGAGCAACGGCGGCATTTTGATCAATGCCGTGCTGATGGTTTTGAACCTGCTGCCGGTGCCGCCGCTCGATGGCGGCCGGATTGCCGTAAGCCTGCTGCCGCATCGTCTCGCTTACCGTTTCGCGATGCTCGAACCGTATGGGTTGATCATCATCGTCGTACTGTTGTTCAGCGGGGTGTTGAGTGCCATCATTGCGCCTTTTATCGGCGCGACCAACGGGCTGATCCAGTGGCTTTTCGGCATAAGCTAGTTCCCGCCAGCGAACCGGCGGCTGACGCGTCGCGGGCGGCAACTCGCTCTTCCACTTCATGACGAAACCGAACGCAGCGCGGGTTTTATCGGGCATGCGTCCGACCGGCCAGTTGCACCTGGGCCACTATCACGGTGTCCTGAAAAACTGGGTCGGATTACAGCGCGAGCACGCGTGCTTTTTTTTCGTTGCCGATTGGCACGCGCTGACGACGCATTACGATTCGCCGCAACTGATAGCCGCCAGCGTATCCGACATGCTGATCGACTGGCTGGCGGCGGGCGTCGACCCCGAGCAGGCGACCTTGTTCATCCAGTCCCAGGTTCCCGAGCACGCCGAACTGCATCTGCTGCTGTCGATGATCGCGCCGCTCGGTTGGCTCGAGCGCGTGCCGACCTACAAGGACCAGCAGGAAAAGCTGACCGAAAAGGATTTGTCGACGTATGGTTTTCTCGGTTATCCGTTGCTGCAAAGCGCCGACATTCTGGCGTATCGCGCCGAACTCGTACCGGTCGGCGAGGATCAGGTTCCGCATATTGAATTCACTCGCGAAATCGCGCGCCGCTTCAATCATCTTTACGGCAAGGAACCCGGCTTCGAGCAAAAAGCCGAGCGCACGGCTGCCAGGCTGGGCGCGGACAAAGGTCAATTCCTCGAATTGCGCACCCGCTATTTGCAGAATGGCGACCTTGCTGCGCTGGAGGCCGGGCGGGCGCTCCTTGCCCATGCGGATTTGCGTCGCGAACAGCGTGAGCAGCTGAGGGGTTATCTCGAAGGCGGCGGCAAAATCATCCTGCCGGAGCCCGCGGCGAAATTGACCGCAGCCTCGAAAATGCCTGGCATCGACGGCCACAAAATGTCGAAGTCTTACGGCAACACGATTTCATTGCGCGAGGACGAAACGTCGGTCGTCAAGAAAATACGCACCATGCCAACCGATCCGGCGCGTGTCCGGCGCACGGATCCCGGCGATCCGGACAAATGCCCGGTCTGGCAATTTCATCTGGTCTACTCGGATGAGCCGCGCCAGCAATGGGTGCGGCAGGGCTGCACGACGGCCGGAATCGGTTGCCTTGAATGCAAACAGCCCGTGATCGACGCCGTGCTCGCCGAGCAGAAGCCGATGCGGGAGCGCGCCAGCCATTACATCAGCGATCCGTCGTTGCTCAATAAAATCGTTGCCGAAGGTTGCGAGCGCGCGCGCGCCGCGGCCGGCGCGACGATGCGCGAAGTCCGTACGGCCATGGGCTTGTCTTATCCTTCGCTTGAGGAAAAGCGCGCAAGCGCGCAACAACATGCCGCGCTTCCGCTAGAATAAGCTTGCCTGCGAAAGCCGCTTCGTGTTCGTTGCCTGATATTCGTCGGCCAGGCTGTATCAATAAGGTCATGCTTCGAGATTCGGCCCGCACAGTGCTGCCCTCAACCCAATTCGATTCCATACAAAGCTGATGCCCGATTCGCAATCGCCGCAAGGCGAACTTTCCGAATCGCAAACTGACGGCGAAGCTCGTACGGCGCTGCCGGTTCCCGTCAGCACGCTTCCTGCGACTTTATATCTGTTGCCGATGTCGGACCGCCCGTTTTTCCCGGCGCAGAGCCTGCCGCTGTTGCTGAACGAGCGGCCGTGGCTGGAAACGATAGACAGGATCGGCGAGACCGAACACAAGATGGTCGGTCTCGTGCTGGTCAAACCCGATCGCCCCGAGGATGCCGGGCAGCGCGATTTTCATGCGGTCGGCACGGTAGTCCGCATGCATCGGCCGATGAGCACTGACGGCAAGATGCAATTCATAGCCGAAGGCGTGGCGCGCTTTCGCATCCTCGACTGGATTTCGATCAAACCGCCGTACCTGGTCAAGGTTGAGTATCCGGCGGACGGGCGGAATCAGAATCAGGATGCGCTGCGCGCGTATGCGATGGCGATCATCAACACCATTAAGGATCTGGTTCCGCTGAATCCGCTTTACACCGAAGAGGTCAAGTTTTTTCTGAACCGTTTCAGCCCGAACGAGCCGTCGGCGCTGGCCGATTTCGCGGCGAGTCTGACGACATCGAGCAAAGACGACTTGCAGCAGGTGCTTGGCGCATTCAATTTGCGCCGGCGCATGGAAAAAGTGCTGGTGCTGATCAAGAAAGAACTCGACGTCGCAAAGCTGCAATCGCATATACGCCGTCAGGTCACCGACAAAATCGAAGGTCAGCAGCGCGAATTTTTTCTGCGCGAGCAACTGAAAGCGATTCAGAAAGAGCTGGGCATCGCGAAGGACGATCGCACCGCCGATATCGAGCGTTTCCGCGATCGCGTCGACAAGTTCAAGCTGAAGCCGCCGGTCGAAAAGCGTATCGAGGATGAATTGCAGAAACTGTCGCTGCTCGAAACCGGTTCGCCGGAATACGCGGTCACGCGCAATTATCTCGACTGGCTGACGCAACTGCCATGGGGCAGGCATTCGAAGGACAAGCTCGATCTGAAGCGCGCGCGCAAGATACTGGAGAAAGATCATTACGGCCTCGACGACGTCAAGGACCGCATCATCGAATTCCTCGCCGTTGGCGCAATGAAAGGAGAGATCGCCGGATCGATCCTGCTTCTGGTCGGACCGCCCGGCGTCGGCAAGACGTCGATCGGACGCTCGATCGCGTCCGCGCTGGGACGCGAGTTCTACCGTTTTTCGCTGGGCGGCATGCGCGACGAAGCGGAAATCAAGGGCCATCGCCGCACGTATATCGGCGCCATGCCGGGGAAATTCATCCAGGCGATCACGGAAGCCGGGGTCGCCAATCCGGTGATCATGCTCGACGAAATCGACAAGATCGGCGCGTCGTATCACGGCGA
This window contains:
- a CDS encoding threonylcarbamoyl-AMP synthase → MAQFFTIHTDNPQIRLIRQAANIVRIGGVIVYPTDSCYALGCHLGDKDAVDRIRAIRAVDASHHFTLVCLDLAQISRYARVDDQQYRLLRAATPGSYTFILRASREVPKRLQNPRRKTIGVRVPEHRVVQDLLTELNEPLLSSTLILPGDDTPLNDAAAIRERLEHSVDLVLDGGSCGLTMTTVVDLTGETPQIMREGKGHPGVFGL
- a CDS encoding PHP domain-containing protein; protein product: MLYIDLHCHSRYSDGLMAPADVVRRAAANGARALALTDHDETGGLAEARAAAAALGVAFITGVEISATWRNHNLHIVGLRFDADNPALQRGLAAIRDGRVERAKRMAAELDRLGIEGSLAGAQTHVSNPRMIGRAHFARFLVERGHAKDVKAVFKKYLAEGKPGYVAHQWASLADALGWISASGGVAVIAHPGRLNADDKTLCELFAEFKEHGGSAIEVVTGSHTPPQCGQFAEYARRFGLAASVGSDFHGPLESARDVGALPELPAGCVPVWQDWAECRAESWTQIGTEAGTPKTSSPAV
- a CDS encoding site-2 protease family protein; the protein is MEYNLIQTIAIYALPVIFAITLHEAAHGYVARHYGDLTAYAAGRISLNPLRHIDPVGTVLVPLALLAFAKLAGGPGILFGWAKPVPVNFANLRDPKRDMLWVAAAGPAMNLAMALFWGVMLKIALSMPESSFSVPLALMSNGGILINAVLMVLNLLPVPPLDGGRIAVSLLPHRLAYRFAMLEPYGLIIIVVLLFSGVLSAIIAPFIGATNGLIQWLFGIS
- a CDS encoding DUF1223 domain-containing protein, with amino-acid sequence MLTAPFIFSALPAAATVAALECSAKSGATKVAVLELYTSEGCNSCPPTDRWVSSLRTRNLVNERVIPLAFHVDYWNYIGWNDPYSDKKYSDRQRTASSRQGSSVIYTPQLVLNGKDLRGQQHGDFAGMLGKINQNMPEATISLMLNRADPAHYEVSGNVAVANPDHHQHAEAYVALIENNLVSDIKAGENRGVTLHHDFVVRELAGPFRTDADGMTALKKTFDVKHHWKAADTTLVAFVQNAKTGDVLQALALPACQ
- a CDS encoding tryptophan--tRNA ligase; amino-acid sequence: MTKPNAARVLSGMRPTGQLHLGHYHGVLKNWVGLQREHACFFFVADWHALTTHYDSPQLIAASVSDMLIDWLAAGVDPEQATLFIQSQVPEHAELHLLLSMIAPLGWLERVPTYKDQQEKLTEKDLSTYGFLGYPLLQSADILAYRAELVPVGEDQVPHIEFTREIARRFNHLYGKEPGFEQKAERTAARLGADKGQFLELRTRYLQNGDLAALEAGRALLAHADLRREQREQLRGYLEGGGKIILPEPAAKLTAASKMPGIDGHKMSKSYGNTISLREDETSVVKKIRTMPTDPARVRRTDPGDPDKCPVWQFHLVYSDEPRQQWVRQGCTTAGIGCLECKQPVIDAVLAEQKPMRERASHYISDPSLLNKIVAEGCERARAAAGATMREVRTAMGLSYPSLEEKRASAQQHAALPLE
- the lon gene encoding endopeptidase La, producing the protein MPDSQSPQGELSESQTDGEARTALPVPVSTLPATLYLLPMSDRPFFPAQSLPLLLNERPWLETIDRIGETEHKMVGLVLVKPDRPEDAGQRDFHAVGTVVRMHRPMSTDGKMQFIAEGVARFRILDWISIKPPYLVKVEYPADGRNQNQDALRAYAMAIINTIKDLVPLNPLYTEEVKFFLNRFSPNEPSALADFAASLTTSSKDDLQQVLGAFNLRRRMEKVLVLIKKELDVAKLQSHIRRQVTDKIEGQQREFFLREQLKAIQKELGIAKDDRTADIERFRDRVDKFKLKPPVEKRIEDELQKLSLLETGSPEYAVTRNYLDWLTQLPWGRHSKDKLDLKRARKILEKDHYGLDDVKDRIIEFLAVGAMKGEIAGSILLLVGPPGVGKTSIGRSIASALGREFYRFSLGGMRDEAEIKGHRRTYIGAMPGKFIQAITEAGVANPVIMLDEIDKIGASYHGDPASSLLEVLDPEQNIDFLDHYLDVRFDLSKVLFVCTANQFDTIPGALLDRMEIIRLSGYITTEKVQIAKRYLWPKQLEKAGIARERLVIGETALRHIAEGYARESGVRSLEKQLGRLVRKAAVKFINGETGPLTISVKAVEEWLGKPVFGRQKPLSGVGVVTGLAWTAMGGVILSIEATRVHTKSRGFKLTGQLGSVMKESAEIAFSHVSSHVKEFNGNPAFFDNALVHLHVPEGATPKDGPSAGITMATALLSLARDQKPARQLAMTGELTLTGQVLGVGGIREKVISARRSKVMELILPAANQRDYDKLPAYVREGFVIHFVKTFREVVQHVFG